In Candidatus Sedimenticola sp. (ex Thyasira tokunagai), the following proteins share a genomic window:
- a CDS encoding DUF302 domain-containing protein, protein MYEFNLTLNQPFDQAMEQVRKVLMENQLGIVSDVDVQATFKMKIDKDIPAYHILGACNPKLADRVLTAEPNAGVLLPCNLIVREQSVGETVVSFMDPQAVLGLSGSAEVKEVADEAREKLLRVVEQLQNA, encoded by the coding sequence ATGTACGAATTCAATCTTACTCTTAATCAACCCTTCGACCAGGCAATGGAACAGGTACGTAAGGTGTTGATGGAAAACCAGCTGGGTATCGTCAGCGATGTGGATGTTCAGGCTACCTTCAAGATGAAGATAGACAAGGATATCCCTGCTTACCATATTCTTGGTGCTTGTAATCCTAAGCTGGCCGACCGGGTGCTTACTGCTGAGCCCAACGCCGGTGTATTGTTACCCTGCAATCTGATCGTACGTGAGCAGAGTGTTGGTGAGACAGTTGTCAGTTTTATGGATCCCCAGGCTGTGCTGGGCCTGTCAGGCTCTGCCGAGGTAAAAGAGGTGGCTGATGAAGCGAGAGAGAAACTGCTGCGAGTTGTGGAGCAGTTGCAGAACGCCTGA
- the dapB gene encoding 4-hydroxy-tetrahydrodipicolinate reductase, with translation MVRIAVVGAAGRMGKSLIQAINDGEGMLLGAATERAESSLVGCDAGELAAVGHLGVTVTDSLEKVIDDFDVVIDFTAPVATMAHLAICRANGKRMVIGTTGLDDEQKEALSSAADEIGVVFAPNMSVGVNLCFKLLDIAARVMGDMADIEVIEAHHRHKVDAPSGTALRMGEVVAEALKRDLKECAVYGREGNTGERDPKTIGFETIRAGDIVGDHTVLFATTGERVEITHKASSRMTFANGAARAAGWICQRDNGLFDMQDVLSLR, from the coding sequence ATGGTTCGTATAGCTGTGGTTGGTGCCGCCGGGCGTATGGGTAAGTCGCTGATCCAGGCGATTAATGATGGTGAAGGGATGCTGCTGGGCGCCGCCACTGAAAGAGCGGAGAGCAGTCTCGTCGGCTGTGATGCCGGTGAATTGGCTGCTGTCGGTCACTTGGGTGTCACCGTTACAGACTCTCTGGAGAAGGTGATAGATGACTTTGACGTGGTGATCGATTTTACTGCTCCTGTTGCCACAATGGCTCACTTGGCAATCTGTCGTGCCAACGGCAAGCGTATGGTCATAGGTACTACCGGGCTCGATGATGAGCAGAAAGAGGCTTTGAGCAGTGCCGCTGATGAAATAGGTGTTGTTTTTGCCCCCAATATGAGCGTTGGCGTCAATCTCTGTTTCAAACTGCTCGATATTGCTGCACGGGTAATGGGTGATATGGCAGACATCGAGGTGATTGAAGCCCATCATCGTCACAAGGTCGATGCCCCCTCGGGTACCGCACTGAGAATGGGTGAAGTGGTGGCCGAAGCGCTGAAGCGTGATCTCAAGGAGTGTGCAGTTTATGGCCGTGAAGGGAACACCGGTGAGCGTGACCCCAAAACCATCGGTTTTGAAACGATCCGAGCGGGAGACATCGTCGGTGATCACACCGTACTTTTTGCCACCACCGGTGAAAGGGTGGAGATCACCCACAAGGCCTCCAGCCGCATGACCTTTGCCAACGGTGCCGCTCGCGCCGCCGGCTGGATCTGCCAACGCGATAATGGCCTGTTCGATATGCAGGATGTGCTTAGCCTGCGGTGA
- the dnaJ gene encoding molecular chaperone DnaJ: MSKRDYYEVLGVSKNASEAELKKAYRRLAMKHHPDRNTGDQAKDAEKHFKEAKEAYEVLSDAQKRTAYDQFGHAGVDPSMGAGRGPGGDGGFSDVFSDVFGDIFGGAGRGGGPRVHRGADLRYNLQVTLEEAVTGTKAKIRIPTMVKCNPCNGTGARKGSKPKTCDTCGGHGQVRMQQGFFSVQQTCPSCRGKGTMIDDPCPACRGAGRVQEHKTLTVNVPAGVDNGDRIRLSGEGEAGDSGGPSGDLYVQIAVKEHPIFSREENNLYSEVPICFVKAALGGELEVPTLDGKVVLKIPMGTQSGKLFRMRGKGVKPVRGGPMGDLLCRVTVETPVNLTDKQRDLLKKFDATMKGTGAKHSPQSSNWMDGVKKFFEGMGF, from the coding sequence ATGTCGAAGCGTGACTATTACGAAGTTCTGGGTGTAAGCAAGAATGCCAGCGAGGCCGAGCTTAAAAAGGCCTACCGCCGATTGGCAATGAAGCATCACCCTGATAGAAATACCGGTGACCAGGCAAAAGATGCCGAGAAGCACTTCAAGGAGGCCAAAGAGGCCTATGAAGTACTCTCTGATGCCCAAAAACGAACCGCCTATGACCAGTTTGGCCATGCCGGAGTCGACCCTTCCATGGGTGCCGGTCGTGGCCCCGGGGGTGATGGCGGTTTCAGTGATGTGTTCAGTGATGTCTTTGGTGATATTTTCGGCGGTGCCGGCAGGGGTGGCGGCCCCAGAGTCCATCGTGGCGCCGATTTGCGCTACAACCTGCAGGTCACCCTGGAGGAGGCCGTAACGGGCACCAAGGCCAAGATTCGCATCCCGACAATGGTGAAGTGCAATCCATGTAATGGTACGGGTGCCAGAAAAGGCTCTAAGCCAAAAACCTGTGATACCTGCGGTGGTCACGGTCAGGTCCGTATGCAGCAGGGCTTTTTCTCTGTGCAGCAGACATGCCCAAGCTGTCGTGGCAAGGGAACAATGATTGATGATCCTTGTCCCGCCTGCCGTGGTGCAGGTCGGGTACAGGAGCATAAGACACTCACAGTGAATGTTCCCGCCGGCGTTGATAACGGCGACCGCATTCGTCTAAGTGGGGAGGGAGAAGCGGGAGATAGTGGAGGGCCTTCCGGCGACCTCTACGTACAGATCGCGGTCAAGGAGCACCCGATCTTCAGTCGCGAAGAGAACAACCTCTACAGCGAAGTACCTATCTGTTTTGTTAAAGCGGCCCTGGGTGGAGAACTCGAAGTACCCACTTTAGATGGCAAAGTGGTACTGAAGATACCCATGGGTACACAATCCGGCAAACTCTTCAGAATGCGTGGTAAGGGTGTCAAACCGGTACGTGGCGGCCCTATGGGTGATCTGCTCTGTCGAGTGACAGTGGAGACGCCGGTAAACCTGACAGATAAGCAGAGGGATCTTCTTAAGAAGTTTGACGCTACCATGAAGGGTACCGGTGCCAAACACAGTCCCCAGTCTTCAAACTGGATGGATGGTGTGAAGAAGTTTTTTGAAGGTATGGGGTTCTGA
- the dnaK gene encoding molecular chaperone DnaK, whose protein sequence is MGKIIGIDLGTTNSCVAVMEGDQTRVIENSEGDRTTPSIVAFGSDGEILVGQSAKRQAVTNPTNTLYAIKRLIGRRFEDDVVQRDISMVPYKIVKADNGDAWVEANGKKMAAPEVSAKILQKMKKTAEDYLGEDVTEAVITVPAYFNDSQRQATKDAGRIAGLDVKRIINEPTAAALAYGMDKKRGDQKLAVYDLGGGTFDISIIEIAEIDGEHQFEVLATNGDTFLGGEDFDMRIIDFLVEEFKKEQGFDLRNDPLALQRLKEGAEKAKIELSSGQQTDINLPYITADASGPKHLNIKLTRSKLEALVEELVTRTINPCKTALNDAGLDADEIDEVILVGGQSRMPKVQEVVEKFFGKAPRKDVNPDEAVAIGAAVQGGVLGGEVKDVLLLDVTPLSLGIETMGGVMTKLIDKNTTIPTNASQVFSTADDNQTAVTVHVLQGEREQASANKSLGRFDLTDIPPAPRGMPQIEVSFDIDANGILHVSAKDKATGKEQSIIIKASSGLSDDEVDRMIKDAEANADEDRKFQELAQVRNQADSMIHAIKKSMDELGDDKLEEGEKESIEAAIMDLEEAMNGEDKDDIEAKTKVLTDASAKMAERLYADKGGDAEAAAAAAAAGEGDSSGADDDVIDAEFEEVKNDK, encoded by the coding sequence ATGGGAAAAATCATCGGAATCGACCTGGGTACCACCAACTCCTGCGTAGCAGTGATGGAAGGTGACCAAACCCGCGTTATCGAAAACAGCGAAGGCGATCGCACCACCCCCTCAATTGTTGCTTTCGGTAGTGACGGCGAGATACTGGTCGGTCAGTCTGCAAAACGCCAGGCAGTAACCAACCCTACAAACACGTTGTATGCCATCAAGCGCCTGATCGGCCGTCGTTTCGAAGACGATGTGGTACAGCGTGATATCAGCATGGTGCCTTACAAGATCGTCAAAGCGGACAACGGTGACGCTTGGGTTGAGGCCAACGGCAAGAAGATGGCCGCCCCCGAGGTTTCCGCCAAAATTCTCCAGAAGATGAAGAAGACTGCTGAGGATTACCTTGGCGAAGATGTGACGGAAGCGGTGATTACTGTTCCCGCCTACTTCAACGACTCCCAGCGTCAGGCAACAAAAGATGCCGGTCGTATCGCCGGTCTGGATGTAAAGCGTATCATCAACGAGCCTACCGCCGCGGCCCTGGCCTACGGCATGGACAAGAAACGCGGTGATCAGAAACTGGCAGTCTACGACCTTGGCGGTGGTACCTTCGATATCTCCATCATCGAGATCGCTGAGATCGATGGTGAACACCAGTTTGAAGTGCTCGCCACCAACGGTGATACCTTCCTCGGTGGCGAGGATTTCGATATGCGGATCATCGATTTCCTGGTGGAAGAGTTTAAAAAGGAACAGGGCTTCGATCTACGTAATGATCCCCTGGCCCTGCAGCGTCTGAAAGAGGGTGCGGAGAAAGCGAAGATCGAGCTCTCATCCGGTCAGCAGACAGACATCAATCTACCCTACATTACCGCTGATGCCTCCGGTCCCAAGCATCTCAACATCAAGCTGACCCGCTCCAAGCTGGAAGCACTGGTTGAAGAGCTGGTCACCCGTACCATCAACCCCTGCAAAACAGCCCTTAATGATGCGGGCCTGGATGCGGATGAGATTGACGAAGTGATCCTGGTAGGTGGCCAGAGCCGTATGCCCAAGGTGCAGGAAGTGGTCGAGAAGTTCTTCGGCAAAGCGCCTCGCAAAGACGTCAACCCGGACGAAGCTGTGGCCATCGGTGCTGCAGTTCAGGGCGGCGTACTTGGCGGTGAAGTAAAAGATGTATTGCTTCTTGATGTCACCCCACTCTCACTCGGTATTGAGACCATGGGTGGTGTGATGACCAAGCTGATTGATAAGAACACCACCATTCCTACCAATGCCAGTCAGGTATTCTCGACTGCCGATGACAACCAGACGGCAGTTACCGTCCATGTGCTTCAAGGTGAACGTGAGCAGGCGTCCGCCAACAAATCACTGGGTCGTTTCGATCTGACCGACATCCCGCCGGCTCCTCGTGGTATGCCACAGATTGAGGTGAGCTTCGATATTGATGCCAACGGTATTCTTCATGTCTCTGCTAAAGATAAGGCAACGGGCAAGGAGCAGTCGATCATAATCAAGGCCTCCTCCGGCCTCAGCGATGATGAGGTCGACCGCATGATCAAAGATGCAGAAGCCAATGCTGATGAAGATCGTAAATTCCAGGAATTGGCGCAGGTTCGTAACCAGGCTGACAGCATGATTCACGCTATCAAGAAGTCGATGGACGAGCTGGGTGACGACAAACTGGAAGAGGGCGAAAAGGAGTCTATCGAGGCTGCCATCATGGATCTCGAAGAGGCGATGAATGGTGAGGATAAGGATGATATAGAAGCCAAGACCAAGGTTCTTACCGATGCTTCAGCCAAAATGGCCGAGCGCCTCTATGCCGATAAGGGTGGTGATGCAGAAGCCGCTGCCGCTGCCGCTGCTGCGGGTGAAGGCGACTCTTCCGGTGCCGATGACGATGTCATCGATGCTGAGTTTGAAGAGGTTAAAAACGATAAGTAA
- the grpE gene encoding nucleotide exchange factor GrpE: MSKDQEVTAEEAEVEAPETVDRETEATEQASKSMEALSSEELVLMLEDARSKADEHWNQLIRSKAEMDNLRKRQDRDLENAHKYALERFVNELLPVRDSMELGLLAAQDENADVEKLREGTELTLKLFGDVMEKFTVFQINPEGEPFDPELHQAMTMIPRDDVPPSTVVTVVQKGYSLNGRLVRPAMVIVSQG, translated from the coding sequence ATGTCGAAAGATCAGGAGGTAACCGCTGAGGAGGCCGAGGTCGAGGCCCCTGAAACAGTTGACCGGGAGACCGAGGCCACAGAGCAGGCGTCGAAATCCATGGAGGCTCTCTCATCCGAAGAGCTGGTCCTGATGTTGGAAGATGCGCGCAGCAAGGCCGACGAGCACTGGAATCAGTTGATCCGCAGCAAAGCTGAAATGGACAATCTGCGCAAGCGCCAGGACCGCGATCTGGAAAATGCTCACAAATATGCCCTGGAACGTTTTGTCAATGAACTGTTGCCGGTGCGCGACAGCATGGAGTTGGGACTACTCGCCGCCCAGGATGAAAATGCTGATGTAGAGAAACTGCGCGAAGGTACTGAGCTGACCCTGAAACTGTTTGGTGATGTGATGGAGAAGTTCACTGTCTTCCAGATTAATCCCGAAGGTGAACCGTTCGATCCGGAGCTGCATCAGGCGATGACCATGATCCCACGGGATGATGTCCCCCCCAGCACCGTCGTAACGGTAGTTCAGAAGGGGTATAGCCTCAATGGACGCCTTGTGAGACCTGCGATGGTGATTGTCTCTCAGGGGTAA
- the hrcA gene encoding heat-inducible transcriptional repressor HrcA, whose protein sequence is MTETKGLSGGSINERAQYFLKVLIERYIKDGEPVGSRTLARDSGLDLSPATIRNVMSDLEELGLVVSPHTSAGRVPTASGYRMFVDSLVTLRPLKVNQVKQLQHQLEGEGDSKILVESASKLLSGLTQMAGVVMVPRREQVIFRQIEFLPLSGSRVLAILVTREGEVHNRIVETSKNYSASELEQAANLLNQHYAGEGLEEMHRRLVSDMRETKSNMDRIMARALEMAEQVIDSTNSNGDYVMAGQTNLMGFNEFTQVEHLRELFDSFSEKHQLLQLLDASMQAKGVQLFIGEESGYKTLDQCSLVTAPYGTDDQVAGVLGVVGPTRMAYDRVIPIVDITAKILGAALKSR, encoded by the coding sequence GTGACAGAGACAAAAGGGCTGAGTGGAGGAAGCATCAACGAGCGAGCGCAGTACTTTCTAAAAGTGCTGATCGAACGCTATATAAAGGACGGTGAGCCGGTGGGGTCCCGCACTCTGGCTCGTGATTCCGGTCTCGACCTCAGTCCCGCAACCATCCGAAATGTAATGTCGGACCTGGAGGAGTTGGGACTGGTGGTCTCCCCCCACACTTCGGCAGGACGTGTACCCACCGCCTCCGGCTACCGTATGTTCGTTGACTCTCTTGTTACCCTTCGTCCGTTGAAAGTCAATCAGGTCAAGCAGCTGCAGCACCAGCTGGAAGGTGAGGGGGATTCAAAAATTTTGGTGGAATCCGCCTCCAAACTGCTCTCCGGTTTGACACAGATGGCCGGTGTGGTGATGGTGCCGCGCCGGGAGCAGGTGATCTTTAGACAGATCGAGTTTCTACCGCTCTCAGGAAGTCGCGTCTTGGCGATTCTGGTAACACGCGAGGGCGAGGTGCATAACCGCATCGTCGAGACGAGTAAAAACTACTCAGCCTCCGAGCTAGAGCAGGCAGCCAACCTGCTTAACCAACACTACGCCGGTGAAGGGCTGGAGGAGATGCATCGACGGCTGGTGTCGGATATGCGGGAGACCAAGAGTAATATGGACCGGATCATGGCCCGTGCCCTGGAGATGGCAGAGCAGGTGATAGACAGTACCAACAGCAATGGTGATTATGTCATGGCCGGTCAGACCAACCTAATGGGGTTCAATGAATTCACCCAGGTGGAGCATCTGCGGGAGCTGTTCGACTCATTTTCAGAGAAACATCAACTGCTGCAGCTGCTCGATGCATCGATGCAGGCCAAGGGGGTTCAGCTGTTTATCGGAGAGGAGTCCGGCTATAAAACCCTGGATCAGTGCAGCCTGGTTACCGCCCCCTACGGCACCGACGATCAGGTGGCGGGTGTGCTGGGCGTGGTTGGTCCCACCCGCATGGCTTATGACCGGGTCATTCCTATCGTCGATATTACTGCAAAAATACTTGGTGCGGCCTTGAAATCCCGTTAA
- a CDS encoding NAD(+) kinase, translating to MPEKFHKVGLIGRHGDATPQETLVKLSRFLLDLGHDVLLEEETALRLAELTLNRATLDEIGSSCDLAIVVGGDGTLLHSARSLADYDIPLLGVNLGRLGFLTDISPSEMRRAIKQILTGHYEEEQRFLLTAEVDGTFYTALNDVVIHKWNSARMIEFEVYIDGSFVDAQRSDGVIISTPTGSTAYALSGGGPLLHPSLNAIALVPICPHTLSNRPIVVSGDSTIEVRVSPNIDTDHFRVTSDGQTCLPLKSREVTIRKHPHLVRLLHPHDHDHFNILRAKLGWGDHPT from the coding sequence ATGCCAGAAAAATTCCACAAAGTAGGACTGATAGGTAGACACGGCGACGCCACACCCCAGGAGACACTGGTCAAACTGAGCCGGTTTCTACTTGATCTTGGGCATGATGTCTTACTGGAGGAGGAGACCGCCCTGCGCCTTGCGGAGCTGACTCTAAATAGGGCCACTCTGGATGAAATCGGCAGTAGCTGCGACCTGGCCATTGTAGTAGGTGGTGACGGTACGCTCCTGCACAGCGCCCGCTCCCTCGCCGACTACGACATCCCTCTGCTTGGCGTCAACCTGGGCCGTCTCGGCTTTCTGACCGATATCTCCCCGAGTGAGATGCGAAGAGCCATAAAGCAGATACTCACCGGTCACTATGAAGAGGAGCAACGCTTCCTACTCACCGCAGAGGTAGACGGCACCTTCTACACCGCCCTTAATGATGTGGTGATCCATAAGTGGAACAGTGCCCGCATGATAGAGTTTGAGGTCTATATCGATGGAAGTTTTGTCGATGCACAGCGCTCCGACGGAGTGATAATCTCTACACCCACAGGGTCCACCGCCTATGCCCTCTCCGGCGGCGGACCTCTACTCCACCCCAGTCTCAATGCCATAGCGCTGGTACCTATCTGCCCCCACACCTTGAGCAATCGGCCGATCGTTGTCAGTGGTGACAGTACAATCGAAGTACGAGTCAGTCCCAATATCGATACTGACCATTTCCGTGTCACCAGCGATGGACAGACCTGTCTACCGCTCAAGAGCAGGGAAGTCACTATCCGCAAGCACCCACATCTTGTACGGCTACTGCATCCTCACGACCACGATCACTTCAATATACTGCGTGCGAAGCTGGGTTGGGGAGATCATCCAACCTGA
- the recN gene encoding DNA repair protein RecN encodes MLQHIHIKDLAIVTDLEMEFCPGMTALTGETGAGKSILIDALGLVLGDRADNGMIRNGCERAEISAGFTIDEKGTAADWLRENALDDGDQCILRRVLTRTGNSRAFINGSPAPVKTLQQLGELMVDIHGQHAHQSLLRRDHQRELLDGYAGHQTLCEKTAALHHDLKSAKERLADLAAASLDREARIDLLSYQINELDELKLEVGELETLLDEHKRLSNAGELIESCNRILNTLNDGDETALTLINRALSELNSLNDPAPGLKESREMLESAAIQVEEAASNLRDYGSGLELSPDRLDQLDRRLTEIHDLARKYRCRPETLLETQGALTTELDQLKNTTTQLSNLEQEVATLWSDYREQALRLDKSRKTAAKKLSKQVVEGIHSLGMSNGMLKVDVITLDDEKASAFGLNQIELLFSANPGQPPQPLSKVASGGELSRLSLAIQVATISCAKVPTLIFDEVDVGIGGGVAEIVGRLLRKLGESRQVLCVTHLPQVASLGHQHLLIHKESKQKRTHTHITQLDQKQRIEEVARMLGGLDITGQTLAHAREMVQLKHPN; translated from the coding sequence ATGCTCCAACACATCCATATTAAAGATCTAGCCATTGTTACCGACCTGGAGATGGAGTTTTGTCCAGGCATGACAGCCCTTACCGGTGAGACAGGGGCGGGCAAGTCGATTCTCATCGACGCCCTCGGCCTGGTGCTGGGTGACCGAGCCGATAACGGCATGATCCGCAATGGTTGTGAACGTGCTGAGATATCCGCCGGCTTCACCATTGACGAAAAAGGGACCGCTGCCGATTGGTTGCGAGAAAATGCCCTGGACGATGGTGACCAATGCATACTGCGCCGTGTTCTGACACGCACCGGCAACTCCCGCGCCTTCATCAACGGCAGCCCGGCACCAGTAAAGACTTTGCAGCAACTGGGGGAGCTAATGGTGGATATTCACGGCCAGCACGCCCACCAGTCACTGCTGCGGCGCGATCACCAACGGGAACTTCTCGACGGCTACGCAGGCCATCAGACTTTGTGCGAAAAAACCGCAGCACTTCACCACGACTTGAAATCAGCAAAGGAGAGGCTGGCCGATCTGGCAGCTGCCTCTCTCGACCGTGAGGCCCGAATCGACCTACTCTCTTACCAAATTAATGAGTTGGACGAGTTGAAGCTTGAGGTGGGTGAGCTGGAGACGCTACTGGATGAGCATAAACGACTCAGCAACGCAGGCGAGCTGATCGAGAGCTGCAATCGAATACTCAATACCCTGAACGATGGTGACGAAACCGCCCTCACCCTGATCAATCGCGCCCTAAGCGAGCTGAACTCACTCAATGATCCCGCCCCCGGACTGAAAGAGAGCCGTGAGATGTTGGAGAGTGCCGCTATCCAGGTAGAAGAGGCTGCTTCTAATCTGCGAGACTACGGCAGCGGTCTGGAGCTGAGCCCCGACAGACTCGATCAACTGGACCGCCGGCTGACAGAGATCCACGACTTGGCGCGAAAATATCGCTGCCGCCCGGAAACGCTACTCGAAACCCAGGGGGCGTTAACCACAGAATTGGATCAGCTGAAAAACACCACTACTCAGCTATCCAACCTGGAGCAGGAGGTGGCGACACTCTGGAGCGACTACCGGGAGCAGGCGTTAAGATTGGACAAAAGCCGCAAAACTGCTGCAAAAAAACTCAGCAAGCAGGTGGTTGAGGGGATTCACTCCCTCGGCATGTCCAACGGCATGCTAAAGGTGGACGTAATCACGCTTGACGATGAAAAAGCCTCGGCCTTTGGCCTCAACCAAATTGAGCTGCTTTTCAGCGCCAATCCGGGACAGCCCCCTCAGCCACTAAGCAAAGTAGCCTCCGGTGGTGAGCTCTCCCGTCTCAGCCTCGCTATTCAAGTAGCCACCATCAGCTGCGCCAAGGTGCCAACACTGATTTTTGATGAAGTGGATGTCGGTATCGGTGGCGGTGTTGCAGAGATAGTCGGTCGTCTGCTGCGAAAACTGGGAGAGTCACGCCAAGTACTCTGCGTCACCCACCTACCCCAGGTGGCCTCCCTGGGGCATCAGCACCTGTTGATCCACAAGGAGTCCAAACAGAAGCGTACCCATACTCACATTACCCAACTTGATCAGAAACAGCGGATTGAGGAGGTCGCGCGGATGCTTGGAGGGCTCGACATCACCGGCCAGACCCTTGCCCACGCCAGAGAGATGGTACAGCTGAAACATCCCAACTAA
- the bamE gene encoding outer membrane protein assembly factor BamE, translating into MQKHLVTLACLAAVITSGCSSMEELTGAVPDAFAKTSLVYRADIQQGNVVDQKVVNKLKPGMSKSQVSYLMGTPMLVDVFHQERWDYIYRVQKGGGETTQERIALYFEDDRLIRIDGDFRPQPVAEGGEKAEDVVITVPDYTGDDGLLTQTLQKIGVDTKE; encoded by the coding sequence ATGCAGAAACACCTCGTCACTTTGGCCTGCCTTGCGGCTGTGATCACCTCCGGCTGCTCGTCCATGGAAGAGTTAACCGGGGCCGTTCCTGATGCCTTCGCCAAAACTTCACTGGTCTACCGAGCCGATATCCAGCAAGGTAACGTGGTAGATCAGAAGGTGGTCAACAAGCTAAAACCGGGTATGTCTAAAAGCCAGGTCAGTTACCTGATGGGAACTCCGATGCTGGTTGATGTATTTCACCAGGAGCGCTGGGACTACATCTACAGAGTCCAAAAAGGAGGGGGAGAGACCACCCAGGAAAGGATTGCCCTCTACTTTGAGGATGACCGTCTAATACGGATCGATGGAGATTTCCGCCCTCAGCCCGTTGCTGAAGGTGGTGAAAAAGCAGAGGATGTAGTTATTACCGTCCCCGACTACACCGGCGATGATGGCCTTCTTACCCAGACACTGCAGAAAATCGGGGTCGATACCAAAGAGTAA
- a CDS encoding RnfH family protein has protein sequence MRCIVASDQFDVEVAYARDDEQLILTVTGEKGMTVEQALERSKISDHFPEIDLAKTKVGIFGKAAKMNVELKSGDRVEIYRPLIADPKEARKKRAAEGKALKKGT, from the coding sequence ATGAGGTGCATAGTGGCAAGTGACCAATTTGATGTAGAAGTGGCTTATGCCCGTGACGATGAACAGCTGATTCTTACCGTTACCGGGGAGAAGGGGATGACCGTCGAACAGGCCCTTGAGCGCTCAAAAATTAGTGATCACTTTCCGGAGATCGACTTAGCAAAGACTAAGGTTGGTATCTTTGGTAAAGCGGCAAAAATGAATGTGGAGTTAAAATCAGGTGATCGGGTGGAGATTTACAGGCCATTGATCGCTGACCCCAAAGAGGCGCGTAAGAAGCGTGCGGCGGAAGGAAAGGCGCTCAAAAAAGGCACCTGA
- a CDS encoding type II toxin-antitoxin system RatA family toxin, giving the protein MPVVHKSALVAHSASEMFELVNDFESYPQFLPWCHSTRVISKDDERLCGELEVARMGIRQKFSTCNRLYPPDRMAIELQEGPFKKLSGEWRFTALREDACKVELELDFSFSGKLIDTAFGAVFSQIANTLVDSFCKRADEVHSGK; this is encoded by the coding sequence TTGCCTGTTGTACATAAAAGCGCCTTGGTGGCCCATTCGGCGTCAGAGATGTTTGAGTTGGTCAACGACTTCGAGTCCTACCCACAGTTTCTTCCCTGGTGCCACTCCACCCGAGTGATATCAAAAGATGATGAGCGGCTTTGCGGTGAGCTGGAGGTGGCGCGGATGGGCATTCGGCAGAAGTTCTCTACCTGCAACCGTCTCTATCCCCCTGATCGTATGGCCATCGAGCTGCAGGAAGGCCCGTTCAAAAAGCTTAGCGGCGAGTGGCGTTTTACCGCACTGCGGGAGGATGCTTGCAAGGTTGAGTTGGAGCTCGATTTCTCTTTTTCAGGTAAACTAATCGATACCGCTTTTGGTGCGGTATTCAGCCAGATTGCCAATACTCTGGTTGATTCTTTCTGTAAACGTGCGGATGAGGTGCATAGTGGCAAGTGA